A genomic stretch from Leptospira andrefontaineae includes:
- a CDS encoding polysaccharide pyruvyl transferase family protein yields MRIGIMTFWESKHNYGQLLQAYAMQKVLKKLGHTPFIIRFKRISPLGARKLGALIHIIIRALKHPLQGYRRFIEESFDPRRFNEFRSKYLNFSEGVYNSIEALNEAPPNADAYIVGSDQVWSPIFSVSFIPYLLGFAPKGTKRIAYAASFGTSKLDIETSNVFKRYIPEFNAIGVREKSGMDIGISLGRNDFSVVPDPTILLSPDEWRSFYREEKENSSDNFSVFLYTLSDSLLLDRKKIFKFVKSIGRYRHVSANGDYSSPHFLTIPQWLSSIDRSDCVITNSFHCTVFSLLLNKEFFVIPNAGKLEGMNDRLYSLLEKVQLQDRFLFEFDTAKINQLRQTKIEWDKVNNILKSWREEGTDFLLKHLGKS; encoded by the coding sequence ATGCGTATCGGTATTATGACCTTTTGGGAATCTAAGCATAATTACGGCCAACTTTTGCAGGCTTATGCTATGCAAAAGGTGCTAAAAAAATTGGGACACACACCTTTTATTATTAGGTTTAAGCGGATTTCACCGCTTGGAGCTAGAAAGCTTGGTGCTTTGATCCATATTATAATAAGAGCTCTAAAGCATCCTTTGCAAGGTTATCGTAGATTCATTGAGGAATCTTTTGATCCGCGGAGATTTAATGAATTTAGAAGTAAATATCTTAACTTTAGCGAGGGAGTATATAATTCGATCGAAGCGTTGAACGAAGCTCCACCGAACGCCGATGCGTATATCGTTGGATCAGATCAGGTTTGGAGTCCTATTTTTTCAGTGTCTTTTATACCTTATTTGCTTGGTTTTGCTCCTAAAGGAACGAAGAGAATTGCTTATGCTGCAAGTTTCGGAACTTCTAAGTTGGATATAGAGACTTCAAATGTGTTCAAAAGATATATACCAGAATTTAATGCTATCGGCGTACGAGAAAAATCTGGAATGGATATAGGGATATCGCTAGGACGTAACGATTTTTCGGTAGTGCCCGATCCAACAATATTATTATCTCCTGATGAGTGGCGCAGTTTCTATAGGGAAGAAAAAGAGAATTCTTCGGATAACTTCTCTGTATTTCTTTATACTTTGTCCGACAGTTTGTTATTAGATAGAAAAAAGATTTTTAAATTTGTGAAGTCGATTGGTCGATATCGTCATGTTTCCGCGAATGGGGATTATAGTAGTCCTCATTTTTTAACTATTCCACAATGGCTGTCATCAATAGACCGATCAGATTGCGTAATAACTAATTCATTTCATTGTACCGTCTTTAGCCTGCTTTTGAATAAAGAATTTTTTGTAATACCTAATGCAGGAAAATTAGAAGGAATGAATGATCGATTATATAGTCTCTTGGAAAAGGTGCAGCTACAAGATAGATTTTTATTCGAGTTTGATACAGCAAAAATAAACCAACTCCGACAAACTAAAATTGAATGGGATAAAGTTAACAATATTCTTAAAAGCTGGCGAGAGGAAGGAACGGATTTTCTTCTAAAACATCTTGGAAAATCGTAA
- a CDS encoding lipopolysaccharide biosynthesis protein, with protein MGNNLSLSKLTLIYGVANIFSKGLTFVIFFVFTFFLKKEEIGVFDLILTSSTLLVPLISLQLYDGILRWCLNEDHASREVSKVISGATIAVSLNVLIFSVAYWIIALIIEIPFSSLIYLFLICQVFYTIVLQFARSRSLNFVYALSGVIYSGVFTIGALIVISVSDLGLKGIIFANLLSSFLTLLYLIYKTQFISYFSFATFDLSLLRSMLRYTIPLIPNQVSWWAISESNRYMILYYLGIAANGLFAIAMKFPNILLILHLIFNQAWQEKVIRLYGTEGSRAYFDNVIEKYLKLLLGLTALAIGFSKPLLPFIVNQSYFEVGQYLPLFYFAVCFQALGSFYGGGYLAAKKTTDAFYTTVIAALVNITLNLILIPYLGLLGCAISLLAGNIVLFVARYFHSRSFFEITFPIKSLLVNLAFIILFGICSVSNEIWVLVVNAIGSAVYFTYLNKKMIHSGIRFGLDQFKRMRQN; from the coding sequence ATGGGAAACAATTTAAGCTTAAGTAAGCTAACTCTAATATATGGAGTTGCGAATATTTTTTCAAAAGGGTTAACTTTTGTAATATTCTTTGTTTTTACTTTCTTTTTGAAAAAGGAAGAAATAGGAGTTTTTGATCTTATTCTGACCAGTTCTACCTTGCTGGTCCCATTGATCTCCTTACAACTTTACGATGGAATTCTTAGATGGTGTTTGAATGAGGACCATGCCTCTCGTGAAGTTTCAAAAGTAATTTCCGGCGCAACGATAGCGGTATCCTTGAATGTTCTCATTTTTTCCGTAGCTTACTGGATCATAGCTCTTATAATTGAAATTCCATTTAGCTCGCTTATTTATTTATTTTTAATATGCCAAGTCTTCTACACTATTGTTTTACAATTTGCCAGATCTAGATCTTTAAATTTTGTTTATGCTTTGTCGGGAGTCATCTATTCCGGAGTGTTTACTATAGGAGCTTTAATCGTAATTTCGGTTTCCGATCTCGGATTAAAGGGTATTATTTTTGCTAATTTACTCTCATCCTTCTTAACATTATTATATCTCATATATAAAACTCAATTCATCTCTTATTTCAGCTTTGCTACATTCGACCTGTCTCTATTGAGATCTATGCTGCGTTATACGATACCGTTGATCCCAAATCAAGTGAGTTGGTGGGCGATTTCCGAATCAAATAGGTATATGATATTATATTATCTCGGGATTGCTGCAAATGGTTTGTTTGCAATTGCAATGAAGTTCCCGAATATTTTGCTGATCTTGCATCTGATCTTCAATCAGGCATGGCAGGAGAAAGTAATTCGTTTATATGGAACAGAGGGCAGTAGGGCGTATTTTGACAATGTAATTGAGAAATATCTAAAATTGTTATTAGGCTTAACAGCCCTCGCGATCGGATTTTCAAAACCTTTATTACCGTTTATCGTAAACCAAAGTTATTTTGAGGTGGGGCAATATTTACCTCTCTTTTATTTTGCAGTTTGTTTTCAGGCATTGGGGAGTTTTTACGGAGGAGGATATCTAGCTGCGAAAAAAACGACAGATGCATTCTATACGACGGTAATCGCTGCTCTAGTAAATATAACTCTAAATTTGATCTTAATCCCATATTTAGGCTTGTTAGGTTGCGCGATCTCGTTACTGGCGGGAAATATAGTTTTATTCGTTGCTCGCTATTTCCATTCTAGATCTTTTTTTGAAATAACCTTCCCGATCAAAAGTTTATTAGTCAATTTAGCGTTTATCATTTTATTTGGAATTTGCTCTGTTTCAAATGAGATTTGGGTCTTGGTAGTAAATGCAATTGGATCTGCTGTATATTTCACATATTTGAATAAAAAGATGATCCATAGTGGCATTCGATTTGGATTAGATCAGTTTAAAAGAATGAGACAAAATTGA
- a CDS encoding glycosyltransferase — protein sequence MSNVKNVSLLGPIAPYRGGIAQYTTFLKGSLSKICNLQTISFKRQYPKFLYPGESDVDPFAIGRDPEVNYLLDALNPFSLIKVANSIIKSNADLVILTWWTLFWAPGFAFIAFLLRRKKIPVIFLCHNLSDHGSKGLKKKVVEFLLSSADGYIVHSGEHKDFLKSQYPKKPVLKIHIPAYDEFPEPKGLLKKRGRLELLFFGFIRPYKGLDILFHALAKLNDQEVYLTVAGETWENKEIIYDLVKSLDLKNVELHLSYTKEEELAEYFYRSDAAVLPYRSASGTAVGAVAYRYDCPIIATRVGGLIDIITDGETGYLVEPNSAEGIAEKLKVISRKELAGMKSAIRDFKKELTWEHVAKKILGFEWRK from the coding sequence ATGTCGAATGTTAAGAATGTTTCTCTATTGGGGCCTATTGCTCCCTATCGAGGTGGGATAGCTCAATATACAACTTTCCTAAAAGGTTCTCTTTCAAAGATTTGTAATCTACAAACTATTTCATTCAAAAGGCAATATCCTAAGTTTCTTTATCCGGGAGAAAGTGACGTTGATCCTTTTGCAATCGGCAGAGATCCTGAAGTAAATTATCTACTCGACGCTTTGAATCCTTTCAGTCTGATTAAAGTTGCCAATAGTATCATTAAAAGTAATGCGGATTTAGTTATTCTTACTTGGTGGACTTTATTTTGGGCTCCGGGATTTGCCTTTATCGCTTTTCTGCTTCGCAGAAAAAAGATCCCAGTTATATTTCTTTGTCATAACCTATCTGATCATGGATCTAAAGGATTAAAAAAAAAGGTCGTTGAGTTCTTATTATCTAGCGCGGATGGTTATATAGTTCATTCCGGAGAACATAAGGATTTTTTAAAGTCTCAATATCCTAAAAAACCTGTATTAAAAATTCATATTCCTGCGTATGATGAATTCCCTGAGCCTAAAGGTTTATTAAAGAAAAGAGGAAGGTTAGAACTCTTATTTTTCGGTTTTATTCGACCGTATAAAGGTTTAGATATTTTATTCCATGCCCTTGCCAAATTAAATGATCAGGAAGTCTACTTGACGGTTGCAGGGGAGACTTGGGAGAATAAAGAAATTATTTATGATCTAGTTAAAAGTTTAGATCTTAAAAATGTGGAACTTCATCTTTCCTATACGAAAGAAGAAGAACTTGCCGAGTATTTTTATAGATCGGATGCTGCCGTTCTTCCTTATCGTTCAGCATCTGGAACTGCTGTTGGCGCGGTCGCTTACCGATATGATTGTCCGATTATTGCTACTCGCGTAGGCGGACTTATCGATATTATAACGGATGGAGAGACTGGATATTTAGTTGAACCTAATTCTGCAGAGGGAATTGCAGAAAAACTTAAGGTAATATCCAGAAAAGAACTTGCTGGGATGAAAAGTGCGATCCGCGATTTCAAAAAGGAACTTACGTGGGAACATGTGGCAAAGAAAATTTTGGGATTTGAATGGAGAAAATAG
- a CDS encoding glycosyltransferase family 2 protein, giving the protein MKLVINIPCYNEEKTLSTVLAEIPKKISGIKTIEIQIVDDGSTDRTSEIAAAHGCKIISHKKNLGLGRAFKSGVEAALESGADIFVNTDADNQYPSSYIPDLITPVMTGSADIAIGNRVPWKVEYFSPLKKILQWFGNLVVRNLIGTDIPDTVSGFRAYSRESLLRLNVTTKFSYVLDTIVQAVKMDLAVSSIPIPTNPPTRKSRLFKNIFQHMWKSGTSLVRLLIIYRPFHFFGVLAIATFIPALAIAIRFLIFFFLGIGKGHVQSLLFAVVLVIISGLFLVSGILAFLIGMNRKLSEEILYYEKKRFFSGNYFTGTLSPSKVRKSRQ; this is encoded by the coding sequence ATGAAGTTAGTAATTAATATCCCTTGCTATAATGAGGAAAAAACTCTTTCTACGGTTTTGGCCGAAATCCCGAAAAAGATTTCCGGTATCAAAACTATAGAAATTCAAATCGTAGACGACGGTTCTACTGATCGCACCTCTGAGATTGCAGCAGCCCACGGTTGTAAAATTATTTCCCACAAAAAGAACTTAGGATTGGGTAGAGCTTTCAAGTCCGGAGTAGAAGCTGCCCTGGAAAGTGGTGCGGACATTTTCGTAAATACTGACGCAGACAACCAATACCCTTCTTCATATATTCCGGATTTAATCACTCCAGTCATGACCGGTTCAGCGGACATTGCTATTGGGAACAGAGTGCCTTGGAAGGTGGAATATTTTTCTCCTTTAAAAAAGATACTTCAATGGTTCGGAAATTTAGTCGTACGAAATTTGATCGGTACTGATATTCCGGACACTGTTTCCGGATTTAGAGCGTACTCAAGAGAAAGTCTCTTAAGACTAAATGTTACTACTAAGTTTTCCTATGTTTTAGATACGATTGTGCAAGCGGTTAAAATGGATTTGGCTGTTTCTTCTATTCCGATCCCTACAAATCCTCCGACTAGAAAGTCCAGACTATTTAAAAACATTTTTCAACATATGTGGAAGTCCGGAACTTCTTTAGTAAGGTTATTAATTATTTATAGGCCGTTTCACTTTTTTGGAGTTTTGGCTATTGCTACTTTTATTCCTGCATTAGCGATTGCGATCCGCTTTCTGATCTTTTTCTTTTTAGGGATTGGAAAAGGGCATGTACAATCTTTATTGTTTGCCGTAGTTTTAGTAATCATTTCAGGATTATTTTTGGTTTCGGGGATTCTGGCTTTTCTGATAGGAATGAATCGGAAATTGAGCGAAGAGATTTTGTATTACGAAAAGAAGAGATTTTTTTCTGGGAATTACTTTACTGGCACTCTAAGCCCTTCTAAAGTGCGAAAGTCTCGCCAGTAA
- a CDS encoding LA_3751/LA_3752 family putative glycosyltransferase — protein MFRKFLLENAYWIVPVALVLYALFSVPTNDGFNSDSALKLFQAKGLLETSYSDQEVFYLGKKWDPDYLAHPNRKFLILRPDGGYWGQYSIGFAAVTAPILYLFGSAALVPFCILIYLISVAIFKIIYQPVRFTIFFALLCTPLFLYSLEYSENTLFLLFAGIGLSLYFKSANLEWEFSERLIGGFFLGATVWFRLEPFIFIPVLGFAILIAEYKRLFNIDFWKGNGTFALGIILPILVFIIFNKYVYDSFLGPRFEVNSSVAWDISIKLKQLFVLAFFGYWKLGFFGYMPILLWVIFDRTFSKTALSLREKIIILLLVIYIPLLSFSVSTEAFVSWGPRYLSLCIFPGLFLLDDWYRIKSEKGFSKINIAVLAIFVSFSVAATLKGLSMIRASYKQIKVMSGEFEKYNTDYIVTGSEIISGHFGRLSLSIPCFYIKTFRDGEIISDRLLKEKTNKKIGFVVSKYKTKDITQEMDGEEDILFKILKYITPHVIQYPDITNKESEQLLDAFSRKSKLLESKETRFYTIYIFATEQ, from the coding sequence ATGTTTCGTAAATTTCTATTAGAAAATGCTTATTGGATTGTCCCCGTTGCTTTAGTTCTTTATGCATTATTTTCCGTTCCGACTAATGATGGTTTTAATTCGGATTCGGCGCTTAAATTATTTCAAGCGAAAGGACTTTTAGAGACTTCCTATTCGGACCAAGAAGTATTTTACCTTGGGAAAAAATGGGATCCAGATTATCTAGCTCATCCTAACAGGAAATTTTTAATCTTAAGACCTGATGGTGGATATTGGGGACAGTATTCCATTGGTTTTGCGGCAGTTACTGCCCCAATTTTGTATTTGTTCGGGTCCGCAGCATTAGTGCCATTTTGTATATTAATATATCTTATATCTGTAGCCATATTTAAAATTATCTATCAGCCTGTACGATTTACGATCTTCTTCGCATTACTTTGTACTCCGTTATTTCTTTATTCTTTGGAATATAGTGAGAATACCTTATTTTTGCTGTTTGCAGGAATTGGCTTGTCATTATATTTTAAAAGCGCCAATTTAGAATGGGAGTTTTCGGAACGTCTTATTGGTGGCTTTTTTTTGGGAGCCACAGTTTGGTTCCGGTTAGAACCTTTCATCTTTATTCCGGTTCTTGGTTTTGCTATTTTAATAGCGGAATATAAAAGATTATTCAATATAGATTTTTGGAAAGGTAACGGAACTTTTGCATTAGGTATCATTCTTCCAATACTTGTTTTTATAATTTTTAATAAGTATGTGTACGATAGCTTTTTAGGTCCTCGTTTTGAAGTTAACAGTAGTGTAGCTTGGGATATATCCATTAAGTTAAAACAACTTTTTGTCCTAGCTTTTTTCGGGTATTGGAAGCTGGGATTTTTTGGGTATATGCCGATTTTATTATGGGTTATTTTTGATCGGACTTTTTCTAAAACTGCTCTGAGCCTACGCGAAAAGATTATTATTCTTTTATTAGTTATTTATATTCCTTTATTGAGTTTTTCTGTTAGCACGGAAGCCTTTGTGAGCTGGGGGCCGCGTTATTTGTCTTTATGTATTTTTCCAGGATTGTTCCTTCTGGATGATTGGTATCGGATAAAATCAGAAAAAGGATTCTCTAAAATAAATATAGCAGTTTTAGCAATATTCGTTTCTTTTTCCGTTGCAGCTACCCTGAAAGGGTTGTCGATGATCCGAGCTTCGTACAAACAAATTAAGGTGATGTCTGGAGAGTTCGAAAAATATAATACCGATTATATTGTCACCGGGAGTGAGATTATTAGCGGACATTTCGGCCGTCTTTCACTTTCGATCCCTTGTTTTTACATCAAAACTTTCCGAGATGGAGAAATAATTTCCGATAGATTGTTAAAAGAGAAAACAAATAAAAAGATCGGATTTGTTGTTTCTAAATATAAAACAAAAGATATCACGCAGGAAATGGATGGGGAGGAAGATATACTTTTCAAAATTCTGAAATATATAACTCCGCATGTAATTCAATACCCGGATATTACCAATAAAGAATCTGAACAATTACTCGATGCTTTTTCGAGAAAAAGCAAATTGCTTGAAAGTAAGGAAACTCGATTTTATACAATTTATATTTTTGCCACCGAGCAATAA
- the murC gene encoding UDP-N-acetylmuramate--L-alanine ligase produces the protein MESGSIQQRLGFSKPFFLGIGGSGMSSLAHILADAGFEVSGYDGKKSQVTENLEKKGVKIFSKLSDLEENITYDSAIYSSAIRLDSHPIAIFLKQKGIRFFHRSEVLHNCFEHLTCIAVGGSHGKTTTTAMTAHILNDLGYSPSVMVGGDVSFLNGVGGRFSSGKIGVFESDESDGTFLNHKAQIRILTNIDEDHLDFYHTREKLLEAFSKFISSGSQTVILDLDDPGISDCLKLIQDKSKIFGFTSSSERNGKSEGFKNLVHYKIENKKLIFFLNGKEFEISSRFPGKHYLTNSLAGVLAACSLGADPEKASKSVSGYAGVKRRLEYIGNKNGVDIYDDYGHHPTEVQAVLSSVKELSGSEGRAIILFQPHRFTRTRNLFREFANSLDAGDIVFLLPIYSAGEDPIPGITSELIANSMKTKPLLLSGDLQSDIKFIGNILKVGDRLITLGAGNVRDWGLAFMKGEGKK, from the coding sequence ATGGAAAGCGGTTCTATCCAACAAAGATTGGGTTTTTCCAAACCTTTTTTTCTTGGGATCGGCGGTTCGGGTATGTCCAGTCTGGCACATATATTGGCGGATGCCGGCTTCGAAGTCTCAGGCTATGACGGTAAAAAAAGTCAAGTCACTGAAAACTTAGAAAAGAAGGGAGTAAAAATATTCTCCAAACTTTCCGATCTCGAAGAGAATATTACATACGACTCTGCGATCTATTCTTCTGCCATTCGTTTAGATTCCCATCCTATCGCTATTTTTTTAAAACAAAAAGGAATTCGATTCTTTCATAGGTCGGAAGTTCTGCATAACTGTTTTGAACATCTTACGTGCATTGCAGTAGGCGGTTCTCACGGAAAAACTACAACTACTGCGATGACTGCCCATATACTTAATGATCTTGGATATTCCCCTTCTGTGATGGTGGGAGGTGATGTTTCCTTTTTAAACGGAGTGGGCGGGAGATTTTCATCCGGTAAGATAGGAGTTTTTGAATCGGACGAATCCGATGGAACATTCTTAAATCATAAGGCTCAGATACGTATTCTTACTAATATAGATGAAGATCATTTGGATTTTTATCATACTCGAGAGAAATTATTAGAAGCATTTTCTAAGTTTATTTCTTCCGGATCCCAAACTGTGATCTTGGACTTGGATGATCCTGGAATATCGGATTGTCTCAAGCTAATCCAAGATAAATCTAAAATTTTCGGATTTACTTCTTCTTCTGAAAGAAACGGTAAGTCTGAAGGTTTTAAGAATTTAGTACATTATAAAATAGAAAATAAGAAGTTAATATTCTTTTTGAACGGAAAAGAATTTGAGATTAGTTCCAGATTTCCAGGAAAACATTATCTCACAAATTCTCTTGCCGGAGTGCTTGCTGCCTGTTCGTTAGGAGCGGATCCTGAAAAAGCTTCCAAATCGGTTTCCGGATACGCAGGAGTTAAACGTAGGTTAGAATATATCGGAAATAAGAATGGTGTAGATATTTACGATGACTACGGCCATCATCCAACGGAAGTTCAGGCGGTTCTTTCTTCGGTAAAAGAGTTATCGGGTAGCGAGGGAAGGGCGATTATCCTTTTTCAACCTCATCGTTTTACTCGCACTAGGAACTTGTTTAGAGAATTTGCAAATAGTTTAGATGCCGGAGATATTGTTTTTCTTTTGCCGATTTATTCCGCCGGAGAGGATCCAATTCCGGGAATAACATCTGAGTTGATCGCAAATTCTATGAAGACAAAGCCTCTATTACTTTCCGGCGATCTTCAATCAGATATTAAGTTTATCGGAAACATTTTGAAAGTCGGAGATAGGCTGATTACTCTTGGGGCAGGGAATGTGAGGGACTGGGGGCTTGCCTTTATGAAAGGCGAAGGAAAGAAATAA
- a CDS encoding UDP-N-acetylglucosamine--N-acetylmuramyl-(pentapeptide) pyrophosphoryl-undecaprenol N-acetylglucosamine transferase: MRSVLIAAGGTGGHISPGVALAESLVSRKDSLGISNVFLHSLIRNKDNPDLKQAPCEVVWHNTPSLSGNILLLPFRYIFQLLKSWIKFRQLGVDAVVGMGGYSSVPALLYAVIFGKKLYLCEQNCIPGKVNRIFFRFADKVAFSFPPKDTKVSCSWEILGNPLRSKTVPKLALKFSEKWDPKKKKQFNVLVMGGSQGARQINNMVVNLMKHEVIQERFRFRMLTGTALYDEVSKKTKDADLISYSDNMAEHYEWANLVIARSGSGVLSECAAYALPMLLIPYPFAKDDHQTANAKYMEANGAAALLEQRDEDESKLFRILNEYAEKPELLNEMSIRSLECSHVEASTETASFFFENTK; this comes from the coding sequence ATGAGATCGGTTTTAATCGCAGCCGGTGGGACCGGGGGGCATATTTCCCCGGGGGTCGCACTTGCAGAAAGTCTTGTAAGTCGAAAAGATTCCTTAGGTATCTCTAACGTTTTTTTACATTCTCTTATCCGAAATAAGGATAATCCGGATCTTAAACAAGCTCCTTGCGAAGTTGTATGGCATAATACTCCTTCTCTCTCCGGGAATATTCTTTTATTACCTTTTAGATATATATTCCAACTTCTAAAGTCATGGATCAAGTTCAGACAATTGGGTGTGGATGCAGTTGTAGGAATGGGTGGATATTCTAGTGTTCCTGCTCTTCTATACGCAGTAATCTTCGGGAAAAAATTGTATCTATGCGAGCAAAACTGCATTCCTGGAAAAGTGAATCGTATATTCTTTAGATTTGCGGATAAGGTTGCTTTCAGTTTTCCGCCTAAAGATACAAAAGTGTCCTGTAGTTGGGAAATATTAGGAAATCCTTTAAGATCTAAAACCGTACCTAAACTCGCTTTGAAGTTCAGCGAAAAATGGGATCCTAAAAAGAAAAAACAATTTAATGTTTTAGTAATGGGCGGATCTCAGGGTGCAAGGCAGATCAATAATATGGTAGTCAACCTGATGAAACACGAGGTGATCCAGGAAAGATTCCGTTTTAGGATGCTTACTGGAACTGCCCTCTACGATGAGGTTTCTAAAAAAACAAAAGATGCGGATCTGATCTCTTATTCGGATAATATGGCGGAACATTATGAATGGGCCAATTTGGTGATTGCTCGTTCCGGTTCTGGAGTTCTTTCCGAATGTGCTGCTTATGCACTTCCTATGCTCTTGATCCCATATCCATTCGCAAAAGATGATCACCAAACTGCAAACGCAAAGTATATGGAAGCGAATGGTGCCGCAGCTTTACTTGAACAAAGAGACGAGGACGAGAGCAAATTATTTCGTATCTTGAATGAGTATGCGGAGAAGCCCGAACTCTTAAATGAAATGTCTATTAGATCATTAGAATGTTCTCATGTAGAAGCATCTACTGAAACTGCCAGTTTCTTTTTCGAAAATACCAAATAA
- a CDS encoding FtsW/RodA/SpoVE family cell cycle protein yields the protein MKALGRKFKDFWESPGSPFDLVLVGAVFFLLLFGICVMYSSSSVTAWREFQDSEYFLKKQLAWAVIGLIVFFFFANFPYKRLERFALAGIIISVLLLILVFIPGVGKSVGTYYGRNFHRWIGIGPYQLQPSEIAKLAVVVYLSSLIVKLKLKENRDPKKFILPAVLLLAVLILILAEPAFGTTMEILFVVIAFVFLFGFPVRNLLLVGLVSLPLAYLLISQVGYRRKRMEVWLDPYRFRYDEGHQLVTSFRAFLDGGWFGNKLASGYAHRYLTYSHTDFVLATYVEDFGFIGFLFFFALVMILLSRVYVLLKRVEDPFGFYLGAGLLFILGTQFVINSYVVTGLFPITGISLPFMSYGGSSLLVVLAAFGILVNITRKENIGV from the coding sequence ATGAAGGCTCTCGGGAGAAAGTTCAAAGATTTTTGGGAATCTCCCGGTTCCCCCTTCGATCTGGTCCTAGTAGGAGCCGTATTCTTTCTTTTACTATTTGGAATATGTGTAATGTATTCCAGTTCTTCCGTGACTGCATGGAGAGAATTCCAGGACTCGGAATATTTTCTCAAAAAACAATTGGCCTGGGCGGTCATCGGCCTTATTGTATTTTTCTTCTTTGCAAATTTCCCTTATAAACGATTAGAAAGATTCGCGTTAGCCGGAATTATAATCAGCGTTTTACTTTTGATCTTAGTGTTTATTCCAGGGGTCGGAAAATCCGTAGGAACTTATTATGGAAGAAACTTCCATAGATGGATAGGGATTGGACCATATCAGCTGCAACCTTCCGAGATCGCTAAATTAGCTGTGGTAGTTTATCTATCTTCCCTTATAGTAAAATTGAAATTGAAAGAGAATCGAGATCCTAAAAAGTTCATTCTTCCTGCAGTTTTATTGCTCGCAGTTCTAATACTCATCTTGGCAGAACCGGCTTTCGGAACCACGATGGAAATTTTATTCGTGGTGATCGCGTTTGTATTCTTATTCGGATTTCCGGTCCGCAATCTTCTTCTCGTAGGTTTGGTATCTCTTCCTTTAGCTTATCTTCTAATCAGCCAAGTAGGTTATAGAAGAAAAAGAATGGAAGTTTGGTTAGATCCATATCGGTTTCGTTATGATGAAGGCCACCAGTTGGTTACCTCTTTCAGAGCGTTTTTGGATGGAGGCTGGTTTGGTAATAAATTGGCCAGTGGTTATGCGCATAGATATCTAACGTATAGTCATACCGACTTCGTTCTTGCAACCTATGTAGAGGACTTCGGGTTTATCGGATTCTTATTCTTCTTTGCTTTGGTGATGATACTTCTTTCCAGAGTATATGTTCTTCTCAAAAGAGTGGAGGACCCTTTCGGTTTTTATTTGGGAGCCGGTTTACTTTTTATTTTAGGTACTCAGTTCGTTATCAATAGTTATGTGGTTACCGGTCTTTTCCCAATTACAGGGATTAGCTTGCCATTTATGAGTTACGGAGGATCTTCACTTCTCGTGGTTTTGGCAGCCTTCGGAATTCTTGTCAATATAACCAGAAAAGAAAACATAGGCGTATGA